In Acidobacteriota bacterium, a single window of DNA contains:
- a CDS encoding ABC transporter ATP-binding protein, with protein MVPAVAIEDLTKSFKGHLSVGRHPVLKGVTLEVPRGGIYGFLGPNGAGKTTTLKILMGLLFADSGHVRILGRPLGDPSARARIGFLPEAPYFYDYLTGSELLDFMGRLFGLSARETADRGTRLLRTVGLEGKGGLQLRKYSKGMLQRIGLAQALINDPELVLLDEPMSGLDPIGRREIRDLILDLRHQGKTVFFSSHILADAEAICDAVAILMGGRVVREGPLDSLLGSEVRFWDVTLLAQTAFAPPPDAEILARMGSQVLVRVSREEALQTLLDEARRAGARVRSVTPQKVSLEDLFLAQVPPGAAP; from the coding sequence ATGGTTCCGGCCGTTGCCATCGAGGACCTGACCAAGTCCTTCAAGGGCCACCTCTCCGTGGGCAGGCACCCCGTGTTGAAGGGGGTCACCCTGGAGGTTCCCCGCGGCGGAATCTACGGGTTCCTCGGTCCCAACGGCGCGGGAAAGACGACCACGCTCAAGATCCTCATGGGCCTGCTTTTCGCCGATTCGGGCCACGTGCGGATCCTCGGCCGGCCCCTTGGGGATCCGTCGGCGAGGGCCCGCATCGGGTTTCTTCCCGAGGCGCCCTATTTCTACGATTACCTCACGGGGTCCGAACTCCTGGACTTCATGGGGCGCCTCTTCGGGCTCTCCGCGCGCGAAACAGCGGACCGGGGGACTCGGTTGCTCCGGACCGTCGGCCTCGAGGGCAAGGGCGGGCTCCAGCTGCGGAAGTACAGCAAAGGGATGCTTCAGCGGATCGGCCTGGCCCAGGCGCTCATCAACGATCCCGAACTCGTCCTCCTCGACGAGCCCATGAGCGGCCTGGATCCCATCGGCCGCCGCGAGATCCGAGACCTCATCCTGGACCTCAGGCACCAGGGAAAGACGGTTTTCTTCTCGTCCCACATCCTCGCCGACGCCGAAGCCATCTGCGACGCGGTGGCCATTCTCATGGGAGGCCGCGTGGTCCGGGAGGGACCCCTGGACAGCCTGTTGGGCTCGGAGGTCCGGTTCTGGGACGTGACGCTTCTGGCCCAGACGGCCTTCGCGCCCCCTCCGGATGCGGAGATCCTGGCCCGGATGGGGTCCCAAGTCCTGGTCAGGGTCTCCCGGGAGGAAGCCCTTCAGACCCTCCTGGACGAGGCGCGCCGGGCGGGCGCCCGGGTCCGATCCGTGACCCCTCAGAAGGTGTCCCTCGAGGACCTGTTTCTGGCCCAGGTGCCGCCGGGGGCCGCGCCATGA
- a CDS encoding transcription termination/antitermination NusG family protein: MLVDLRSVRRVWAVLAVKPRKEEVASAVFAREGYSTYAPKFRGPGSKDALRPLFPGYLFVWLSPSVDLPRVRYFPAVLRPLLFGDLLAGVEEDLVDHWRTREAGRGYLTPEPLPAFVVGQRVRFKEGVFAGLEGVVLENFASRERVRVLLDYLEHSLPLEVDRDILV; encoded by the coding sequence ATGCTCGTGGACCTTCGGAGCGTGCGAAGGGTCTGGGCGGTTCTGGCCGTCAAGCCCCGGAAGGAGGAGGTGGCTTCGGCCGTTTTCGCCCGGGAGGGGTACTCGACCTATGCCCCCAAGTTCCGGGGACCGGGGTCCAAGGATGCGCTGCGGCCCCTCTTTCCGGGGTACCTCTTCGTCTGGCTCTCGCCATCGGTGGATTTGCCCCGGGTGAGGTATTTTCCCGCCGTCCTGCGCCCCTTGCTCTTCGGGGACCTGCTGGCGGGAGTGGAGGAGGACCTGGTGGACCACTGGCGCACGCGGGAGGCGGGGAGGGGATACCTCACGCCCGAGCCGCTCCCCGCCTTCGTGGTGGGCCAGCGCGTCCGCTTCAAGGAGGGGGTCTTCGCCGGCCTCGAGGGCGTGGTTCTCGAGAATTTCGCGTCCAGGGAGAGGGTCAGGGTCTTGCTCGACTACCTGGAACATTCCCTGCCTCTCGAAGTGGATCGCGACATTCTGGTGTAG
- a CDS encoding DegT/DnrJ/EryC1/StrS family aminotransferase has translation MSVPVLDLTRQFRRIETEIQQAVAEVFTTQHFILGKHGKALEKEAAEHLGAGHAVGVASGTDALLLGLRVLGLRPGEGVITSPFTFFATAGAIHNAGGRPFFVDVDPETFNLSPRALQRFLEAECHRGEGGRPVHGPTGTVIRVLLPVHLYGLCCDMDALNSLAKDWGLLVLEDACQAYGSSYKGRRAGVLGDMAGFSFFPTKNLGGAGDGGLVTTGDGALAEALRMWRVHGSRERYVHETIGYNSRLDEVQAAVLRVKLRHVDDWNRERARVAERYGQALEGIPGVAVPRAPEGYVHIYHQYVIRTPERDALKAFLDGKGIGSMIYYPIPLHLQSCFRFLGYQEGAFPESEKAAAEVLALPVFAELREEEVQEVAQAIRDFHAGRR, from the coding sequence ATGAGCGTTCCCGTCCTCGACCTCACCCGGCAGTTCCGTCGCATCGAGACCGAGATCCAGCAGGCCGTAGCGGAGGTGTTCACGACCCAGCATTTCATCCTTGGAAAGCACGGGAAGGCCCTCGAGAAAGAAGCCGCCGAACACCTCGGAGCGGGGCACGCGGTGGGGGTCGCGTCGGGGACCGACGCGCTCCTTCTGGGCCTTCGGGTTCTCGGCCTCCGGCCTGGGGAGGGCGTCATCACGTCTCCCTTTACCTTCTTCGCCACCGCCGGAGCGATCCATAACGCGGGGGGGAGGCCCTTTTTCGTGGACGTGGATCCCGAGACCTTCAACCTCTCCCCCCGGGCCCTCCAGCGGTTCCTTGAAGCGGAGTGCCATCGGGGCGAAGGGGGACGACCGGTGCACGGGCCCACGGGAACCGTGATCCGCGTCCTCCTGCCCGTGCACCTGTACGGGCTCTGCTGTGACATGGACGCGCTCAATAGCCTCGCCAAGGACTGGGGGCTCCTCGTTCTGGAGGACGCGTGCCAGGCCTACGGCTCCTCGTACAAAGGGCGTCGCGCGGGCGTCCTGGGAGACATGGCCGGGTTTTCCTTCTTCCCCACGAAGAACCTGGGCGGGGCCGGCGACGGCGGCCTCGTCACGACGGGGGACGGAGCCCTGGCGGAGGCCCTGCGCATGTGGCGGGTCCACGGGAGCCGGGAGCGGTACGTCCACGAGACCATCGGATACAACTCCCGGCTGGACGAGGTCCAGGCGGCGGTCCTGCGGGTCAAGCTGCGCCACGTGGACGATTGGAACAGGGAGCGGGCCCGCGTGGCCGAGAGATACGGCCAGGCCCTCGAGGGCATCCCGGGGGTGGCGGTGCCCCGCGCACCCGAGGGGTACGTCCACATCTACCACCAGTATGTGATCCGCACGCCCGAGCGCGACGCGCTCAAAGCCTTTCTGGACGGGAAGGGGATCGGGTCCATGATCTACTACCCCATCCCCCTCCACCTGCAGTCGTGCTTCCGTTTCCTCGGGTACCAGGAGGGGGCCTTCCCCGAATCCGAGAAGGCGGCGGCGGAGGTCCTCGCCCTCCCGGTTTTCGCGGAGTTGCGAGAGGAGGAGGTCCAGGAGGTGGCTCAGGCCATCCGGGACTTCCACGCCGGTCGTCGCTAG
- the rfbD gene encoding dTDP-4-dehydrorhamnose reductase has product MRIVLLGSDGMFGRDAVPLLLEAGHSVLAGDLPRVDITDLRALLEFLSAESADVVVNAAAFTDVDGAEARREEAFRVNGAGAENVARACLRLGLPLVHLSTDYVFPGDRPEGYGPDDPPGPAVNAYGESKLAGERALAEHLSPDRYLIVRTQWLYGRHGRNFVDTILRLARERESIRVVDDQYGAPTWTVSLARRVEGLLSRGARGTVHAVGAGGPITWFEFAREIVRLAGLPCTVEACRTEEYPRPARRPRHAWLRQPGPEEGAPWTEDLRAFFRATRGEGPSLGSSAGGSGE; this is encoded by the coding sequence GTGAGAATCGTCCTGCTGGGCTCGGACGGCATGTTCGGCCGGGACGCCGTGCCCCTCCTCTTGGAAGCGGGCCACTCGGTTCTGGCCGGGGACCTCCCGCGGGTGGACATCACCGACCTTCGGGCCCTGCTGGAGTTTCTCTCCGCGGAATCGGCCGACGTGGTGGTCAACGCGGCGGCCTTCACCGACGTGGACGGGGCCGAAGCCAGGCGGGAGGAGGCCTTCCGGGTCAACGGCGCCGGGGCCGAAAACGTGGCTCGGGCCTGCCTCCGCCTCGGCTTGCCCCTCGTCCATCTCAGCACGGACTACGTCTTCCCGGGCGACCGTCCGGAAGGGTACGGCCCCGATGACCCGCCGGGCCCGGCGGTCAACGCCTACGGGGAAAGCAAGCTCGCCGGGGAAAGGGCCCTCGCGGAGCACCTGTCTCCGGACCGGTACCTCATCGTGAGGACCCAGTGGCTTTACGGCCGCCACGGGCGGAACTTCGTGGACACGATTCTGCGTCTGGCCAGAGAGCGGGAGTCCATCCGGGTCGTGGACGATCAGTATGGAGCACCCACGTGGACCGTGTCCCTGGCCCGGCGGGTGGAGGGGCTCCTGAGCCGCGGCGCCCGGGGGACGGTCCACGCCGTCGGCGCCGGCGGCCCCATCACCTGGTTCGAATTCGCCCGGGAGATCGTTCGCCTGGCCGGCCTCCCCTGCACGGTGGAAGCGTGCCGCACCGAGGAGTATCCCCGTCCCGCCCGCCGCCCCCGCCACGCATGGCTCCGGCAGCCGGGGCCGGAGGAGGGAGCACCCTGGACGGAGGATTTGAGGGCCTTCTTTCGGGCGACGCGGGGGGAGGGGCCGTCCCTTGGAAGCAGTGCCGGCGGTTCGGGAGAATGA
- the rfbB gene encoding dTDP-glucose 4,6-dehydratase: MANRTVLVTGGAGFIGSNFVRLALRERPDWRVVVLDALTYAGNLENLEGLEASFEGRYRFVRGDVTDGSGLERLFQEEPIDGVVHFAAESHVDRSILGPLAFVRTNVMGTAHLLERCRLAWKDRPGRFLLISTDEVYGALGEEGRFTEETPLRPSSPYSASKAAADQMALAYHRTFGLPVVVTRCCNNYGPYQFPEKLIPLMMVRLLDGQPLPVYGKGENVRDWIHVDDHNRGALLAFENGRPGEVYNLGARCELRNIDLVRALIREVCARKGWTETDPDSRIAFVKDRPGHDWRYAIDPSKAERELGFRPRVSFEEGLRDTVRWYLDHEGWWRRILSGEYVEFVRRLYAGREPGVGSE, from the coding sequence ATGGCCAATCGAACGGTTCTGGTCACGGGCGGCGCGGGCTTCATCGGCAGCAATTTCGTTCGACTGGCCCTCCGGGAGCGACCCGACTGGCGGGTCGTGGTCCTCGACGCCCTGACCTATGCCGGGAACCTCGAGAACCTGGAGGGGCTGGAGGCCTCCTTCGAGGGCCGGTACCGCTTCGTCCGGGGGGACGTCACGGATGGCTCGGGACTGGAAAGGCTCTTTCAGGAGGAGCCCATTGACGGCGTCGTCCACTTCGCCGCCGAGAGCCACGTGGATCGCTCCATCCTGGGACCCCTGGCCTTCGTGCGGACGAACGTCATGGGGACGGCCCATCTCCTGGAGAGGTGCCGCCTGGCCTGGAAGGATCGTCCGGGCCGGTTCCTCCTCATCTCCACCGACGAAGTCTACGGGGCCCTCGGGGAGGAGGGGCGCTTCACGGAAGAGACCCCCCTCCGGCCATCGAGCCCGTACTCGGCCAGCAAGGCCGCCGCGGATCAGATGGCCCTGGCCTACCACCGGACCTTCGGCCTCCCCGTCGTGGTCACGCGTTGCTGCAACAACTACGGGCCCTATCAGTTCCCCGAAAAGCTCATCCCCCTCATGATGGTCCGCCTGCTCGACGGCCAGCCCCTTCCCGTGTACGGGAAAGGGGAGAACGTGCGGGACTGGATCCACGTGGATGACCACAACCGGGGCGCCCTTCTCGCCTTCGAGAACGGGAGGCCAGGGGAGGTTTACAACCTGGGCGCCCGGTGCGAACTCCGCAACATCGATCTCGTGCGGGCCTTGATCCGCGAGGTCTGCGCCCGGAAGGGGTGGACGGAAACGGACCCCGATTCGCGGATCGCGTTCGTGAAGGACCGGCCCGGTCACGATTGGCGGTACGCCATCGACCCCTCCAAGGCGGAGCGCGAGCTCGGTTTCCGCCCACGAGTGTCGTTCGAGGAGGGTCTGCGGGACACGGTCCGCTGGTACCTGGACCATGAGGGGTGGTGGCGTCGGATCCTCAGCGGCGAATACGTCGAATTCGTCCGCCGCCTCTACGCCGGCCGCGAACCCGGGGTGGGATCCGAATGA
- a CDS encoding GntG family PLP-dependent aldolase, translating into MDARWVDLRSDTVTHPTPAMRRAMAEAEVGDDVYGEDPTVNRLQEAAAKAVGKEAALFFPSGTMANQAAVKVHTQPGQEVICEASCHIYNVEMAMMAAFSGVLARPVPGLRGQLDPGDVEAAVRPRSYYLAQTGLVAVENTANLAGGTVCPPGHAAAIGEAARRFGLPTHLDGARIFNAAVALGVSAADLAAPFDSVMFCVSKGLCAPAGSLLCGSADFVERARRVRKMMGGGMRQAGVLAAAGLVALEAMTGRLAEDHRRAKALARRLAETDLFDVDLPSVETNIVVTSVRPPLAAPRVGEVLKERGILCHVLNERSIRFVTHHDLDDEGLARALEALGGPF; encoded by the coding sequence ATGGACGCTCGCTGGGTGGACCTCAGGTCGGACACGGTGACGCATCCCACGCCCGCCATGCGCCGGGCCATGGCGGAGGCGGAGGTGGGCGACGACGTCTACGGAGAAGACCCCACCGTCAACCGGCTTCAGGAGGCGGCCGCAAAGGCCGTGGGGAAGGAGGCCGCCCTCTTCTTCCCGTCGGGCACGATGGCCAATCAGGCCGCGGTCAAGGTGCACACCCAGCCGGGCCAGGAGGTCATTTGCGAGGCCTCTTGCCACATCTACAACGTGGAAATGGCCATGATGGCGGCCTTCTCGGGGGTTCTCGCCCGACCCGTTCCGGGTCTTCGAGGCCAGCTGGATCCTGGGGACGTGGAGGCCGCCGTCCGCCCCAGGAGCTACTACCTGGCCCAGACGGGGCTGGTCGCGGTCGAAAACACGGCCAACCTGGCGGGCGGGACCGTTTGCCCGCCCGGCCACGCCGCCGCCATCGGCGAAGCGGCGCGCCGCTTCGGCCTTCCCACCCACCTGGACGGGGCGCGCATCTTCAACGCCGCGGTGGCCCTCGGGGTGTCCGCGGCGGATCTTGCGGCCCCCTTCGATTCGGTCATGTTCTGCGTCTCCAAGGGGCTCTGCGCCCCCGCCGGATCCCTGCTGTGCGGGAGCGCCGATTTCGTGGAGCGCGCCCGGCGCGTGCGGAAGATGATGGGCGGAGGCATGCGGCAGGCGGGCGTCCTGGCGGCGGCGGGGCTGGTGGCCCTGGAGGCCATGACCGGACGCCTCGCCGAGGACCACCGCCGGGCGAAGGCCCTGGCCCGACGCCTGGCGGAAACGGACCTCTTCGATGTGGACCTCCCCTCGGTGGAGACCAACATCGTCGTGACCTCCGTGCGGCCGCCCCTTGCGGCGCCCCGCGTGGGCGAGGTGCTCAAGGAGCGGGGCATCCTCTGCCACGTCCTGAACGAGCGGTCCATCCGCTTCGTGACCCACCACGATCTCGACGACGAGGGGCTCGCGCGCGCCCTGGAGGCCCTGGGCGGACCCTTTTAG
- a CDS encoding sugar phosphate nucleotidyltransferase, giving the protein MKGVILAGGTGSRLYPLTKVTNKHLLPVGKKPMIYYPIEKLLEIGIHHILIVTGTEHMGAVVNLLGSGKDFGCAFTYKVQDEAGGIAQALSLAENFSGGSPLTVILGDNLFEDGLSSLTERFLRDQKGEGARIALKEVPDPHRFGVATLEGDRVVKIVEKPKEPESRWAVTGVYVYDAQVFDLIRTLKPSARGELEITDVNNAYIQMGRLGYEFLQGWWTDAGTFDSLAHANTLVAGGTP; this is encoded by the coding sequence ATGAAAGGCGTGATCCTGGCCGGAGGGACCGGCTCCCGTCTCTATCCCCTCACGAAGGTCACCAACAAGCACCTGCTCCCGGTGGGGAAGAAGCCCATGATCTACTACCCCATCGAGAAACTCCTCGAAATCGGGATTCACCACATTCTCATCGTGACGGGAACGGAGCACATGGGCGCCGTGGTCAACCTCCTGGGCTCGGGCAAGGACTTCGGCTGCGCCTTCACGTACAAGGTGCAGGACGAGGCCGGAGGCATCGCCCAGGCCCTCTCCCTGGCGGAGAACTTCTCGGGAGGGAGCCCCCTCACCGTGATCCTGGGGGACAACCTCTTCGAGGACGGCCTGTCCTCCCTCACCGAGCGGTTTCTGAGGGACCAGAAAGGCGAGGGCGCGCGCATCGCCCTCAAGGAGGTTCCCGATCCCCACCGGTTCGGAGTGGCCACCCTCGAAGGGGACCGCGTGGTGAAGATCGTGGAGAAGCCCAAGGAGCCCGAAAGCCGTTGGGCGGTGACGGGCGTGTATGTGTACGACGCCCAGGTCTTCGACCTCATCCGGACGCTCAAGCCCAGCGCCCGCGGCGAACTGGAAATCACCGACGTGAACAACGCCTACATTCAAATGGGCCGGCTGGGGTACGAATTCCTTCAAGGCTGGTGGACGGATGCGGGCACCTTCGACAGCCTCGCCCACGCGAATACGCTCGTGGCAGGAGGGACGCCATGA
- a CDS encoding GDP-mannose 4,6-dehydratase gives MTGASPRSSGASGVSERPSPDRPASLLITGGGGFVGGAFVRLLLAERPAWTLTVFDSLTGGPGARFLAGLEASHPGRLRFVRGRVTDPRDVKSLFTSAAFHAVVHFAARNPSGLEIESPLSFSQVNVLGTAMVLEEARKAWSGSGGTFLHLSSYEVYGEGAAERFTEASPLNPSTPYAASKASADVLTLAYHSTFGIRTLVTRTTNIYGPRQSPDKLIPSVAERVRRGEPIPVYGSGGQSRDWIHVEDHNRGVLAVLEGGRPGAVYHLGARCERTNLEVIRLAARAAAECLGRDPREAEARLDFVEDRSAHDFRRALDPGRAERELGFRPRVAFEEGVRDAVRWQIREGGE, from the coding sequence ATGACGGGAGCCTCCCCGCGCTCCAGCGGGGCCTCCGGGGTCTCGGAAAGGCCGTCTCCGGACCGGCCCGCGAGCCTGCTCATCACCGGGGGGGGAGGCTTCGTGGGAGGCGCCTTTGTCCGCCTGCTCCTCGCCGAAAGGCCCGCGTGGACGCTGACGGTCTTCGACAGCCTCACGGGCGGCCCCGGTGCGAGATTCCTCGCAGGCCTCGAAGCCAGCCACCCCGGCCGCCTTCGGTTCGTGAGGGGCCGCGTGACCGACCCCCGCGACGTGAAGTCCCTTTTCACCTCCGCCGCCTTCCATGCCGTCGTCCACTTCGCGGCGCGGAACCCGTCGGGGCTGGAGATCGAGTCGCCCCTCTCCTTCTCTCAGGTGAACGTGCTCGGCACGGCGATGGTCCTCGAGGAGGCCCGAAAAGCCTGGTCGGGCTCGGGCGGGACCTTCCTCCACCTCTCCTCCTACGAGGTGTACGGGGAGGGCGCAGCGGAGCGCTTCACCGAGGCGTCGCCCCTCAATCCCTCCACGCCCTACGCCGCCAGCAAGGCTTCGGCCGACGTCCTCACGCTCGCCTACCACTCGACCTTCGGCATCCGGACCCTCGTCACGCGGACCACGAACATATATGGCCCCCGTCAATCACCGGACAAGCTCATCCCCAGCGTGGCGGAGCGCGTGCGGAGGGGAGAGCCCATCCCGGTCTACGGGTCCGGCGGCCAGAGCCGGGACTGGATCCACGTGGAGGACCACAACCGGGGCGTCCTCGCGGTTCTCGAGGGAGGGAGGCCCGGTGCGGTGTACCATCTGGGTGCGCGGTGCGAGCGGACCAACCTCGAGGTGATCCGGCTCGCCGCCCGGGCCGCCGCGGAGTGCCTCGGCCGAGACCCCCGTGAGGCGGAGGCGCGGCTCGACTTCGTGGAGGACCGCAGCGCCCACGATTTCCGGCGCGCGCTGGATCCGGGTCGGGCGGAGAGGGAGCTGGGCTTTCGTCCTCGGGTGGCCTTCGAAGAGGGGGTAAGGGACGCCGTTCGCTGGCAGATTCGGGAGGGCGGGGAGTGA
- a CDS encoding sugar phosphate nucleotidyltransferase — protein MKSVNSDELYVAVLAGGSGTRLWPLSTSARPKPFVSLGPLGSLYSATARRVRRLRPSGAVTIGSPALARWCRAKGLTYLAEPAPRNTAAAVALAGADALRRMGPDGLLLVLPADHHVGDPGRFALTVARLARVCKAHRVLGVMGIRPTGPETAYGYIESGDPLGEGFRLRRFVEKPDREKAQALLAEGRASWNSGMFLFPVGRLREEMGLHCPGVWEASEAWLERGDPRPYLALPSISVDYALMEKSAGVAMVPADFSWSDVGTYPSLHRILPRDPEGNAGWGPRRVENCSDCLLITDRPALFKDLRGMAVIRTREGSLAVPLDGADGIRSGVEALQEDVRSRERTSVRW, from the coding sequence GTGAAATCTGTGAATAGCGATGAATTGTATGTCGCCGTCTTGGCGGGCGGCTCCGGCACGCGCCTCTGGCCTTTGAGCACGTCCGCCCGGCCCAAGCCCTTTGTCTCCCTCGGTCCCCTGGGGAGCCTCTACTCCGCCACGGCCCGCCGGGTCAGGCGGCTCCGTCCCTCCGGGGCGGTCACCATTGGATCCCCCGCCCTCGCTCGCTGGTGCCGGGCCAAGGGGCTCACCTATCTGGCCGAGCCGGCGCCCAGGAACACCGCGGCCGCCGTGGCTCTGGCGGGAGCGGACGCCCTCCGCCGGATGGGGCCGGATGGCCTCCTGCTCGTCCTTCCGGCGGACCATCACGTCGGCGACCCCGGCCGCTTCGCCCTGACCGTGGCTCGCCTGGCCCGCGTATGCAAGGCTCACCGCGTCCTGGGAGTCATGGGCATTCGGCCCACAGGACCCGAAACGGCCTACGGGTATATCGAATCCGGGGACCCCCTCGGGGAGGGCTTCCGCCTCCGGCGTTTCGTGGAGAAGCCCGACCGCGAGAAGGCCCAGGCTCTCCTTGCGGAGGGGCGCGCCTCCTGGAACTCGGGGATGTTCCTTTTTCCCGTGGGGCGTCTGCGGGAGGAGATGGGGCTCCATTGCCCGGGGGTGTGGGAGGCTTCGGAGGCGTGGCTCGAGCGCGGGGACCCGCGCCCCTATCTCGCCCTCCCTTCCATTTCCGTGGACTATGCGCTCATGGAAAAAAGCGCCGGGGTGGCCATGGTCCCCGCGGACTTTTCCTGGAGCGACGTGGGGACCTACCCTTCCCTCCACCGGATCCTCCCGCGGGACCCGGAGGGAAACGCGGGCTGGGGCCCCCGGCGCGTCGAAAACTGCTCGGACTGCCTGCTGATCACCGACCGTCCGGCCCTCTTCAAGGACCTGCGGGGCATGGCGGTGATTCGCACTCGGGAGGGAAGCCTCGCGGTTCCTCTCGATGGGGCCGACGGAATCCGTTCCGGCGTGGAGGCCCTTCAGGAAGACGTCCGCTCTCGCGAGAGGACGAGCGTTCGCTGGTAA
- a CDS encoding dTDP-4-dehydrorhamnose 3,5-epimerase family protein, whose translation MIHDVKVKKLKVIPDDRGRLMEMLRSDDECFEHFGQMYLSTTYPGVVKAWHYHKLQKDNFVCVKGTVKLVLCDTREGSPTKGAIDEFVIGEHNPLLVQVPIGVYHGWKCLGTEEAYVVNAPTRPYDYENPDEYRLAAHDNGVIPYDWTTRDR comes from the coding sequence ATGATCCACGACGTGAAGGTCAAGAAACTGAAGGTCATCCCCGATGACCGGGGCCGCCTTATGGAAATGCTCCGGAGCGACGACGAGTGCTTCGAGCACTTCGGCCAGATGTACCTCTCCACGACCTACCCCGGAGTCGTCAAGGCCTGGCACTACCACAAGCTCCAGAAGGACAACTTCGTGTGCGTCAAGGGGACCGTGAAGCTCGTCCTCTGCGACACGCGGGAGGGCTCCCCCACGAAGGGGGCCATCGACGAGTTCGTCATCGGGGAGCACAACCCCCTCCTCGTGCAGGTCCCCATCGGGGTGTACCACGGTTGGAAATGCCTCGGGACGGAGGAGGCGTACGTGGTGAACGCTCCCACCCGGCCTTACGACTACGAGAACCCGGACGAGTACAGGCTGGCGGCCCACGACAACGGCGTGATCCCCTACGACTGGACGACCCGGGACCGGTGA
- a CDS encoding PilT/PilU family type 4a pilus ATPase: MDVTIFHKLLVSAIQKNASDIHLQVGYPPLLRVNGELLEVKYHPLEPEETEAVAREILSHTFFGDKIGNISELDVSYGLEGQGRFRVNIFRQRGTLSIVLRVIPASILSFAELNLPPVLEQVANLRRGLVLVSGATGNGKSTTLAAMLEYINQTRRAHVVTIEDPIEFLFRHKLSVISQRELGSDTPSYAKALQAVLRQDPDVILIGEMRDGETADTALKAAETGHLVLASLHTTDAVKTINRMIGFFPPDQETSVRKRLSDALMAVICLRLLPQKSVLGRIPAVEVLRVTRTIQECIRDPEKLAEIPGHMDKGRDVYGMQSFDQNILELVKAGKIDLDVAKASFSNPAELERALMLEG, translated from the coding sequence ATGGACGTGACGATCTTTCACAAGCTCCTCGTCAGCGCCATCCAGAAGAACGCGTCGGACATCCACCTCCAGGTCGGCTACCCCCCGCTCCTTCGGGTGAACGGCGAGCTCCTCGAGGTGAAGTACCATCCCCTGGAACCCGAGGAGACCGAGGCGGTGGCGCGGGAGATCCTCTCCCACACGTTTTTCGGAGACAAGATCGGGAACATCTCGGAACTGGACGTCTCCTACGGCCTCGAGGGCCAGGGACGGTTCCGGGTCAACATCTTCAGGCAGCGCGGCACCCTCTCCATCGTCCTGAGGGTCATCCCCGCTTCCATCCTCTCCTTCGCCGAACTCAACCTGCCTCCCGTCCTCGAGCAGGTGGCGAACTTGCGCCGCGGGCTGGTCCTCGTCTCCGGAGCCACCGGAAACGGAAAGTCCACCACCCTCGCCGCCATGCTGGAGTACATCAATCAGACGAGGCGGGCCCACGTCGTCACCATCGAGGACCCCATCGAGTTCCTTTTCCGCCACAAGCTCTCGGTGATTTCCCAGCGGGAGCTGGGGAGCGACACGCCGTCCTACGCCAAGGCCCTTCAGGCCGTGTTGCGGCAGGACCCGGACGTGATCCTCATCGGAGAGATGCGCGACGGGGAGACGGCGGACACGGCCCTCAAGGCGGCGGAGACCGGCCACCTGGTCCTCGCCTCCCTCCACACGACGGACGCGGTCAAGACCATCAACCGGATGATCGGGTTCTTCCCTCCGGACCAGGAGACCTCCGTGAGGAAGCGGCTCTCGGACGCTCTCATGGCCGTGATCTGCCTGCGGCTCCTGCCGCAGAAATCGGTCCTGGGAAGGATCCCGGCGGTGGAGGTGCTCCGCGTCACACGAACCATCCAGGAGTGCATCCGGGATCCGGAGAAACTCGCCGAGATCCCGGGCCACATGGACAAGGGCCGCGACGTCTACGGGATGCAGTCCTTCGACCAGAACATCCTGGAACTCGTGAAGGCCGGAAAGATCGACCTGGACGTGGCGAAGGCCTCCTTCAGCAACCCCGCCGAGCTCGAGCGCGCCCTCATGCTCGAGGGCTAG